A stretch of the Flavobacterium aquiphilum genome encodes the following:
- a CDS encoding acyl-CoA reductase, which produces MTLDTKKNAFVKLGNFLGQFEEGNSVKDENVFGNDLFFEKFTDLIQLSQSHNGWYTPEQVFFSIQSWADALTDENLDKWLSKYDLSKVEPKKVALVLAGNIPLVGFHDFLSVLIAGHDVLVKTSSNDQHLLPFLANYLIAVEPEFKSKITFVEGKLEGFDAVIATGSNNTARYFEFYFKDKPSIIRKNRNSVAVLNGKETRQQLVALGEDIFRYFGLGCRNVSKLFVPKGYSFDSFFEAIFEYQDVIHYEKYANNYDYNKAVFLMSNFKLLDNGFLTLKEDPSYGSPISSIFYEYYENLDTLEKDLETESDKIQCIVSNNLVKNSIAFGSTQKPNLWDYADNVDTISFLSTI; this is translated from the coding sequence ATGACATTAGATACAAAAAAAAACGCATTTGTTAAATTAGGTAATTTCCTAGGTCAATTCGAAGAAGGGAATAGTGTAAAGGATGAAAATGTATTTGGTAATGATTTATTTTTTGAAAAATTCACCGATTTAATTCAGCTTTCACAATCGCATAATGGTTGGTACACGCCTGAACAAGTGTTTTTTTCGATACAATCTTGGGCAGATGCTTTGACTGATGAAAATCTGGACAAATGGCTTTCTAAATATGATTTGAGTAAAGTAGAACCAAAAAAAGTTGCTTTGGTTTTGGCTGGGAATATTCCTTTGGTTGGATTTCACGATTTCTTGTCGGTTTTGATTGCTGGTCATGATGTTTTGGTGAAAACATCTTCAAATGATCAACATCTTTTGCCATTCTTGGCTAATTATTTGATTGCCGTTGAACCTGAATTTAAATCCAAAATCACTTTTGTGGAAGGAAAATTGGAAGGTTTTGACGCTGTAATTGCTACAGGAAGTAATAATACCGCCCGTTATTTTGAATTTTATTTCAAAGACAAGCCTTCTATTATACGGAAAAACAGAAACTCAGTTGCAGTTTTGAATGGCAAAGAAACAAGACAGCAATTAGTTGCTCTTGGAGAAGATATTTTTAGATATTTTGGTTTAGGATGCCGAAATGTTTCTAAACTTTTCGTGCCAAAAGGCTATTCTTTTGATTCCTTTTTTGAAGCGATTTTCGAGTATCAGGATGTGATTCATTATGAAAAATATGCCAATAATTACGATTATAATAAAGCAGTTTTCTTGATGAGTAATTTCAAATTGCTAGACAATGGATTCCTGACGTTAAAAGAAGATCCAAGTTATGGTTCGCCTATTTCGAGTATTTTTTATGAGTACTATGAAAATCTGGATACTTTGGAAAAAGATTTAGAAACCGAAAGTGACAAAATTCAGTGTATTGTGAGTAATAATCTTGTGAAAAACAGTATCGCATTCGGAAGCACTCAAAAACCTAATTTATGGGATTATGCAGATAATGTTGATACTATATCGTTTTTGTCAACAATATAA
- a CDS encoding 4Fe-4S dicluster domain-containing protein, producing MAIIITDECINCGACEPECPNTAIYEGADDWRYKDGTKLKGKVVLPDGTEVDSEEAQTPISDEIYYIVPGKCTECKGFHDEPQCAAVCPVDCCIPDDNHVEDEETLLNRQAFLHNE from the coding sequence ATGGCGATTATTATAACTGACGAATGCATAAATTGTGGGGCTTGCGAACCGGAATGCCCAAACACAGCTATATATGAAGGTGCAGATGATTGGAGATATAAAGACGGTACAAAACTAAAAGGTAAAGTAGTTTTACCTGACGGAACTGAAGTAGATTCAGAAGAGGCTCAAACGCCAATCTCTGACGAAATATATTACATTGTACCAGGAAAATGTACAGAATGTAAAGGATTCCACGATGAGCCACAATGTGCTGCTGTATGTCCGGTTGACTGTTGTATTCCTGATGACAATCATGTTGAAGACGAAGAAACTTTATTGAACAGACAAGCTTTCTTGCATAACGAATAA
- a CDS encoding class I SAM-dependent DNA methyltransferase: MENLFIGKMAAIFDAMYQSFIDYDEEYEFYNKLIHENKCNSILEIGSGTGNLAKRFLDNNHNYLGLDYSQSMIDIALEKNKTCTFIHGDMRHFSLESPVDAIIITGRSTSYLINNEDVIDAFESVYNNLTQNGIFIFDFIDANRFIPLIKENQIIFHEANYEGTKYIRESHWETTPMENFMLDWSAKYYRVVDNEKEMLLDDFSTVRVFTLNEMQLFLYLNKFEILEIIDRKTYAFDTYVIKARKFL; this comes from the coding sequence ATGGAAAATTTATTTATTGGAAAAATGGCCGCGATTTTTGATGCCATGTACCAAAGCTTTATTGATTATGATGAAGAATATGAATTCTATAATAAGTTAATCCACGAAAATAAATGCAATTCTATACTTGAAATTGGGAGTGGGACAGGGAATCTAGCCAAAAGATTTCTTGATAATAACCATAATTATTTGGGGCTTGATTATAGCCAAAGCATGATTGATATTGCTTTGGAAAAAAATAAAACCTGTACTTTTATACATGGCGATATGCGTCATTTTTCGCTGGAAAGCCCCGTTGATGCAATTATTATAACTGGACGTTCAACGAGTTATTTGATAAACAATGAAGATGTGATCGATGCTTTTGAATCGGTTTATAATAATCTGACCCAAAACGGGATTTTTATTTTTGATTTTATCGATGCCAATCGCTTTATTCCTTTGATTAAAGAAAATCAAATAATATTTCATGAAGCGAATTATGAAGGAACAAAATACATTCGGGAAAGCCATTGGGAAACTACTCCGATGGAAAATTTTATGCTGGATTGGAGTGCGAAATATTACAGGGTCGTAGATAATGAAAAAGAAATGTTGTTGGATGATTTTTCTACTGTCAGGGTATTTACATTAAATGAAATGCAGCTGTTTTTATATCTCAATAAATTTGAAATCCTTGAGATAATTGATCGAAAAACTTATGCGTTCGATACTTACGTGATTAAGGCTAGAAAGTTCCTTTGA
- the ychF gene encoding redox-regulated ATPase YchF translates to MKAGIVGLPNVGKSTLFNCLSNAKAQSANFPFCTIEPNIGVVNVPDPRINKLEELVKPERVQMATVDIVDIAGLVKGASKGEGLGNQFLGNIRECNAIIHVLRCFDNDNIVHVDGNVNPIRDKETIDIELQLKDLETVEKRLEKVNRAAKTGNKEAQTEKALLDRIREALLQAKSARTVIPQSNDEEALMESFQLITTKPVLYVCNVDENSAVSGNKYVDQVREMVKDEEAEVIILSVGAEADITELESYEERQVFLEDMGLAEPGASVLIRAAYKLLKQQTYFTAGVKEVRAWTINIGATAPQAAGVIHTDFEKGFIRAEVISYDDYVQYGSEAKAKEAGKFKVEGKEYVVKDGDVMHFRFNV, encoded by the coding sequence ATGAAAGCAGGAATTGTAGGATTACCAAATGTTGGAAAATCAACATTGTTCAATTGTTTATCAAATGCAAAAGCGCAAAGTGCCAACTTCCCATTTTGTACTATCGAACCCAACATTGGGGTAGTAAATGTACCTGATCCAAGGATTAACAAATTGGAAGAATTAGTAAAACCGGAGCGCGTACAAATGGCAACGGTAGATATCGTGGATATTGCCGGATTGGTAAAAGGAGCCAGCAAAGGTGAAGGACTGGGAAATCAATTCCTTGGAAACATCAGAGAGTGTAACGCCATTATTCATGTTTTGCGTTGTTTTGACAATGACAATATTGTTCACGTTGACGGAAACGTAAATCCAATCCGTGACAAAGAAACTATTGACATTGAACTACAATTAAAAGATCTTGAAACGGTTGAAAAACGTTTGGAAAAAGTAAACCGTGCTGCAAAAACCGGAAACAAAGAAGCACAGACTGAAAAAGCGCTTTTGGACCGAATCAGAGAGGCTCTTTTGCAGGCGAAATCAGCTAGAACTGTTATTCCACAAAGCAATGACGAAGAAGCTTTGATGGAAAGTTTCCAATTGATTACTACAAAACCCGTTTTATATGTTTGTAATGTTGACGAAAATTCGGCTGTAAGTGGTAACAAATATGTAGACCAAGTCCGCGAAATGGTAAAAGACGAAGAGGCTGAAGTAATTATCCTTTCAGTAGGAGCAGAAGCCGATATCACCGAATTAGAAAGCTACGAAGAGCGTCAGGTTTTCCTTGAAGATATGGGACTTGCTGAGCCAGGAGCATCGGTTTTAATCCGTGCAGCTTACAAATTATTGAAACAACAAACGTATTTCACAGCTGGTGTAAAAGAAGTTCGTGCCTGGACTATCAATATTGGAGCTACTGCTCCACAAGCAGCTGGAGTTATCCACACCGATTTTGAAAAAGGATTCATTCGTGCCGAAGTGATTTCATACGACGATTATGTTCAATATGGCTCCGAAGCTAAAGCTAAAGAAGCTGGTAAATTCAAAGTTGAAGGAAAAGAATATGTTGTAAAAGATGGTGATGTAATGCACTTCAGATTCAACGTTTAA
- a CDS encoding NADPH-dependent FMN reductase, with protein sequence MKIIAFAGSPSKKSINKKLATYAAGLFNNTDTEILDLNDYEMPLFSVDKEAVIGQHELAKAFLEKIASADFLVVSLAENNGNYSAAFKNLVDWCSRINGKIFQEKPMLLMATSPGARGGASVLEIAKNNFPRFNADIKAVFSLPSFNDNFDVENGEISNSEFDNQLKEIIKNL encoded by the coding sequence ATGAAAATCATTGCCTTTGCCGGAAGTCCAAGTAAAAAATCAATCAACAAAAAATTAGCAACTTATGCCGCTGGTTTATTCAATAATACAGACACAGAAATACTGGATTTAAACGATTATGAAATGCCTTTATTCAGCGTTGATAAAGAAGCTGTAATTGGTCAACATGAATTAGCAAAAGCCTTTTTGGAAAAAATAGCCTCTGCCGATTTTTTAGTAGTTTCTCTTGCCGAAAACAACGGTAATTATTCTGCAGCATTCAAGAATCTTGTAGATTGGTGTTCAAGAATAAATGGAAAAATATTTCAGGAAAAACCAATGTTATTGATGGCAACATCACCGGGTGCGAGAGGTGGAGCCAGCGTACTTGAAATCGCAAAAAACAATTTTCCACGCTTTAATGCCGACATAAAAGCTGTATTTTCATTACCAAGTTTCAATGATAATTTTGATGTAGAAAATGGTGAAATTTCAAATTCTGAATTTGATAATCAATTAAAAGAGATCATAAAAAACTTATAA
- a CDS encoding ABC transporter ATP-binding protein, with protein sequence MIHAKNIHKYFDQLEVLKGVDLHIKKGEIVSIVGASGAGKTTLLQILGTLDKPSPTIPGGTIESEKKSISLTINGEDILKMNDKSLSKFRNLNLGFIFQFHQLLPEFTALENVCIPAFIANKPKAETEKEAKKLLKYLGLSHRIDHKPNELSGGEQQRVAVARALINKPDVIFADEPSGNLDTHSAENLHQLFFQLRDEFGQTFVIVTHNEELANMADRKLVMVDGQIADK encoded by the coding sequence ATGATACACGCAAAAAACATACATAAATATTTTGATCAGCTTGAAGTACTTAAAGGAGTAGATTTACATATTAAAAAAGGTGAAATTGTTTCAATTGTTGGTGCTTCAGGCGCAGGAAAAACAACTCTATTGCAAATTTTGGGAACATTGGACAAACCAAGCCCAACAATCCCCGGAGGAACAATTGAAAGCGAAAAAAAATCAATTTCTTTAACCATTAATGGAGAAGATATTTTGAAAATGAACGACAAATCATTGTCCAAATTCAGAAATCTGAACTTAGGGTTTATTTTTCAATTTCATCAATTACTGCCTGAATTTACGGCTTTGGAAAATGTTTGCATTCCGGCTTTTATAGCCAATAAACCAAAAGCTGAAACCGAAAAGGAAGCAAAAAAATTATTGAAATACTTGGGATTGTCCCACAGAATAGATCACAAACCGAACGAGCTTTCGGGAGGGGAACAACAACGCGTTGCCGTAGCAAGAGCTTTAATCAACAAACCCGACGTCATTTTTGCCGATGAACCTTCTGGGAATCTGGATACGCATTCTGCAGAAAACTTACATCAATTGTTTTTCCAACTTCGGGATGAATTTGGACAAACATTTGTAATTGTAACCCATAATGAAGAACTAGCCAATATGGCTGACAGAAAATTAGTTATGGTTGATGGGCAAATAGCAGACAAATAA
- a CDS encoding LIC_10190 family membrane protein, whose product MVLILLSWIYIFFLAINLGFITDKILRLKNRNFVIHSVLGLFASTIFSSIWAIFGRINIEFHIILLLANLAIFLKYQKEIWLLYKSFFQELYSLTLSLKIALSITTILILAQCASIPYVLDNESYYIQTIKWINEYGFVKGLANLHFFLAQTSGWHILQSAFNFSFLYDKFNDISGFCLLLGNIFSIVKLNDYFKNNNQNYLIIGLLPLANVFFFQFISAPSPDIPIYIFSFVIFFYFLENFKTLTVENFNLIVILVLFSLFIKTTSVALILLPILLFFKNLKKLVPHLLKPILISIIVLTLFMVKNTIISGFPFFPIINFHFFEPDYKIPETIARLYYQETKLYGYFLTNEQYDKMSVYELFIRWISLPKLHGLFNKLSISLIIICPILIYKRFHKKAIWSLFFIMCLQLVLLLFSSPQYRFYMNFLLFFSFFLFALIVNKEKPIIISLFLSILIAGFILIIPIDLNIFTNNKFILSTSNFSTKNIIFPYKNTKSDTAFEYLQTGNLKYYSPLENAFFWSAGDGKLPCVNKAQIEYFNYYYHIKPQMRTTDLKDGFYAKKTSKE is encoded by the coding sequence ATGGTTCTGATTCTATTAAGTTGGATTTATATCTTTTTTTTGGCAATTAATCTCGGTTTTATCACCGACAAAATCCTACGACTAAAAAATCGAAATTTTGTTATCCATTCGGTTTTAGGGCTTTTTGCAAGCACTATTTTCAGTAGTATTTGGGCTATTTTTGGGAGAATAAATATTGAGTTTCACATCATTCTATTACTCGCTAATCTTGCCATTTTTTTAAAGTATCAAAAAGAAATTTGGCTTTTGTATAAATCCTTTTTTCAAGAATTATATTCACTTACACTTTCTTTAAAAATAGCATTATCCATTACAACAATCTTAATTTTAGCTCAATGCGCTTCCATTCCCTATGTATTGGATAACGAATCGTATTACATCCAAACCATAAAATGGATTAACGAATATGGCTTTGTAAAAGGTTTGGCCAACTTACATTTTTTCCTCGCACAAACAAGCGGTTGGCATATTCTGCAAAGCGCTTTCAATTTTTCATTTTTATACGATAAATTCAATGATATAAGTGGTTTTTGTCTTTTGCTAGGAAATATATTCTCAATAGTAAAATTGAATGATTATTTCAAAAACAACAATCAAAATTACCTAATTATTGGACTGCTCCCATTGGCAAACGTGTTTTTCTTCCAATTTATAAGTGCTCCTTCGCCGGATATTCCTATTTATATTTTTTCATTCGTTATCTTCTTTTATTTTTTAGAAAATTTCAAAACACTTACTGTTGAAAATTTCAATCTGATAGTGATTTTGGTTCTGTTTTCGTTGTTTATAAAAACCACTTCAGTTGCTCTAATTTTACTTCCGATTCTTTTATTCTTCAAAAATCTAAAAAAACTAGTACCTCATCTTCTAAAACCAATACTAATTTCAATTATTGTTTTAACTCTTTTTATGGTTAAAAATACCATTATCAGTGGTTTTCCATTTTTCCCAATAATTAATTTTCATTTCTTCGAACCTGATTATAAAATTCCGGAAACAATTGCTAGATTATATTATCAGGAAACAAAGCTGTATGGTTACTTTTTAACAAATGAACAATACGATAAAATGTCTGTTTATGAGCTATTCATAAGATGGATTTCTTTACCAAAACTCCATGGCTTATTTAATAAATTGAGCATTTCCCTTATTATTATCTGCCCGATATTAATATACAAGCGTTTTCACAAAAAGGCTATATGGTCTCTTTTCTTTATCATGTGCTTACAGCTTGTACTACTCCTTTTTTCTTCTCCACAGTACCGATTCTACATGAATTTTTTATTGTTTTTTTCTTTTTTCTTATTTGCTTTAATTGTAAACAAAGAAAAACCCATAATTATCTCTCTATTCTTATCGATTCTTATCGCAGGATTCATTTTAATTATCCCAATTGATTTAAACATTTTTACCAACAATAAATTCATTTTATCCACAAGCAATTTTTCAACTAAGAATATCATTTTTCCCTATAAAAACACAAAGTCAGACACTGCTTTTGAGTACCTACAAACCGGAAATCTCAAATATTATTCACCTTTAGAAAATGCTTTTTTTTGGTCTGCAGGCGATGGAAAACTTCCCTGTGTAAATAAAGCTCAAATCGAATATTTCAATTACTATTACCACATAAAACCACAAATGCGGACAACTGATTTAAAAGATGGTTTTTACGCCAAAAAAACTTCGAAAGAATAA
- a CDS encoding TIGR02757 family protein: MNKTELKSFLDEKVALYNNTDFIESDPVQIPHLFTQKEDIEIAGFLSASIAWGNRKMIIKNSHKMMDLMGNSPYDFVMSHQETDLERLESFVHRTFNGQDFIGFIKGLQHIYQNHGGLESVFAKHQESNSMQKSISEFKKIFFEIPHQNRTQKHISDPMNGSAAKRINMYLRWMCRQDNKGVDLGIWKSISASLLSCPLDVHSGNVARKLGLLTRKQNDGKALTELDSNLRELDPIDPVKYDFALFGLGVFEGF, translated from the coding sequence ATGAATAAAACTGAACTCAAATCTTTTCTGGACGAGAAAGTAGCTTTGTACAATAACACCGATTTCATCGAAAGTGATCCTGTCCAAATTCCACATTTATTTACCCAAAAGGAAGATATCGAAATTGCGGGGTTCCTCAGTGCATCGATTGCTTGGGGCAACCGCAAAATGATTATCAAAAACTCTCATAAAATGATGGATTTGATGGGTAATTCACCTTATGACTTTGTGATGTCACATCAGGAAACCGACTTAGAACGACTGGAATCTTTTGTTCACAGAACGTTCAACGGACAAGATTTCATTGGTTTTATTAAAGGATTACAACATATTTATCAAAATCACGGCGGACTGGAATCTGTATTTGCAAAACATCAGGAATCCAATTCTATGCAAAAAAGCATTTCCGAATTCAAGAAAATATTCTTTGAGATTCCACACCAAAATCGTACCCAGAAACACATCTCAGATCCAATGAATGGTTCGGCAGCGAAAAGAATCAACATGTACCTAAGATGGATGTGCCGTCAGGATAACAAAGGAGTTGATTTAGGAATTTGGAAATCCATTTCAGCTTCACTACTATCCTGTCCGCTGGATGTTCATTCCGGAAATGTGGCACGAAAACTAGGTTTACTAACCCGAAAGCAAAACGACGGAAAAGCATTAACTGAATTAGATTCAAATCTTAGAGAATTAGACCCTATCGACCCTGTAAAATATGATTTTGCTTTATTTGGGTTGGGCGTTTTTGAAGGTTTTTAG
- a CDS encoding HEAT repeat domain-containing protein, with translation MDVLVYYLILIILPIMTGGLFLLIATLIINRFFYDLSKPKLEAAKSEIDNFLTNMIFTPFEKSYFKTEIEAFKKTIPFKKKWCKKLVLNEIIFLKSNLKGDVTKTFQFIYEQFNLFEYTLKLIKSHRFYLKCLGMYQLESLGYKRGYLFIVPLLNHKNKSVKSRAFLTLISLRPNKLETLIDFSHQITIAEEINIMDILHQKKTKIPTNLNQWIKSENVSIIKLGIKLMVFYNYTNDNETIIKLLKHNDKSIRYEAIIAVNFLYIHEAETVLIEQFKQEDTQNKLEIFNTLSEIGMKDSEEFIAELLENKTAENIKLEAVYCLNKINPNYFDEHFLDNEDVQKMVKHIKTPYI, from the coding sequence ATGGATGTATTGGTATATTATTTAATTCTCATTATCCTCCCCATCATGACCGGTGGGCTTTTCTTATTAATAGCCACTCTCATCATCAATAGATTTTTTTACGACTTATCCAAACCAAAACTGGAAGCTGCAAAAAGTGAAATCGACAACTTTTTAACCAATATGATTTTTACTCCTTTTGAAAAGAGTTATTTCAAAACGGAAATTGAAGCATTCAAGAAAACTATCCCTTTTAAAAAAAAATGGTGTAAAAAATTAGTGCTGAACGAAATTATTTTTTTGAAATCGAATTTGAAAGGTGATGTTACCAAAACTTTCCAATTTATATACGAACAATTTAATTTGTTTGAATACACTTTAAAACTTATAAAAAGCCATAGATTCTATTTGAAGTGTCTTGGAATGTACCAATTGGAATCATTAGGATATAAACGAGGGTATCTTTTTATCGTTCCTCTACTAAACCATAAAAATAAAAGTGTCAAATCCAGAGCTTTTTTGACTTTAATTTCATTGAGACCTAATAAATTAGAAACTCTAATTGATTTCTCGCATCAAATCACTATTGCCGAAGAAATCAACATCATGGATATTTTACACCAGAAAAAAACAAAAATACCAACCAATTTGAATCAATGGATTAAATCTGAAAATGTTTCAATCATCAAATTAGGAATTAAACTAATGGTATTTTACAACTATACCAATGACAATGAAACCATTATAAAACTACTAAAACACAATGATAAATCTATTCGTTATGAAGCCATTATTGCAGTGAATTTCTTATACATTCACGAAGCCGAAACTGTATTAATCGAACAATTTAAGCAAGAAGACACACAAAATAAATTAGAAATATTCAACACACTTTCAGAAATTGGCATGAAAGATTCTGAAGAATTTATCGCAGAATTATTGGAAAATAAAACAGCCGAAAATATTAAACTTGAAGCCGTTTATTGTCTAAACAAAATAAACCCAAATTATTTTGATGAACATTTTCTTGATAATGAGGATGTCCAAAAAATGGTCAAACATATTAAAACACCTTATATCTAA
- a CDS encoding glycosyltransferase family 2 protein, with protein sequence MLESILNIYAYFVGIFSLTYIICYCILAILSYYAIKRYLNTKNYIPNNVIIKSNYIPGVSVIAPAFNEGATVVYNVKSLLSLTYPKYEVVLVNDGSSDDTLEKLIQEFELIKVDFYYQEKIKTNGKVRGHYKSTNPLYSKLLVVDKENGKSKADASNAGINSSKHPLFVCTDVDCILKNDTIIKLAKPFIEGTKRVIASGAGIRISNSCEVKDGFLVKIHFPKGWYPRFQELEYVRAFLFGRMAWSQINGLLLVSGGLGMFDKEIAVAAGGYWHKSLGEDMDLIIRMRKYMYDNKLSFSIQYIPESLCWTEVPSTKEVLIRQRVRWARGLIQTLYLHKNIFFNPKYGKTAFLIFPYFFLFEFLIPILELVGIIVLILSFFVLDLDYHNFLYLSSTVYLFYLIITFISILLDEIIYKNYANTKEIISLILMAIIEPFCYHPVNVYASLKGYYHFFRQKEQSWGNMQRQGFNTTPKQN encoded by the coding sequence ATGCTAGAAAGTATCTTAAATATATATGCTTATTTCGTAGGAATATTTTCCTTAACTTATATCATTTGCTATTGCATTTTGGCAATACTGTCCTATTATGCAATAAAAAGATATCTGAACACCAAAAATTACATTCCAAACAATGTCATCATCAAATCCAATTATATTCCAGGAGTTTCAGTTATCGCTCCAGCATTCAATGAAGGAGCAACAGTTGTATATAATGTAAAGTCATTGCTCTCACTGACATACCCAAAATATGAGGTGGTGCTAGTAAATGATGGCAGCAGTGATGATACGCTTGAAAAACTGATCCAAGAATTCGAATTAATAAAAGTTGATTTTTATTATCAGGAAAAAATTAAAACCAATGGTAAGGTAAGAGGTCATTATAAATCTACAAATCCGCTTTACTCTAAATTATTGGTCGTTGATAAAGAAAATGGAAAAAGCAAAGCCGACGCTTCCAATGCTGGAATAAACTCCTCAAAACACCCTTTATTTGTGTGTACCGACGTAGATTGTATTTTAAAAAATGATACCATTATAAAACTAGCCAAACCTTTTATTGAAGGAACGAAAAGAGTCATTGCATCGGGAGCGGGTATCCGAATTTCAAACTCCTGCGAAGTCAAAGATGGTTTTTTGGTCAAAATTCATTTCCCAAAAGGTTGGTATCCCAGATTCCAGGAATTAGAATATGTACGCGCTTTTCTTTTTGGTAGAATGGCCTGGAGCCAAATTAATGGTTTGTTGTTGGTTTCCGGCGGATTAGGAATGTTTGACAAAGAAATTGCTGTTGCAGCTGGCGGATATTGGCACAAATCATTAGGAGAAGACATGGATCTTATCATCCGAATGAGAAAATACATGTATGACAACAAATTATCCTTTTCGATTCAATACATCCCAGAGTCTCTTTGCTGGACAGAAGTACCTTCTACCAAAGAAGTCCTGATTCGTCAACGCGTTCGATGGGCAAGAGGACTAATCCAAACCTTATATTTGCACAAAAACATTTTTTTTAATCCAAAATACGGCAAAACGGCTTTCCTGATATTCCCCTATTTCTTTCTCTTTGAGTTTTTGATACCTATTCTGGAGTTGGTTGGAATAATTGTCTTAATTCTAAGTTTCTTCGTTCTAGATTTGGATTATCACAATTTTCTCTACTTATCATCTACGGTATATCTATTTTATCTCATCATAACATTTATATCAATATTATTAGACGAAATTATCTACAAAAACTACGCCAATACAAAAGAGATCATATCGCTTATTCTAATGGCAATAATCGAACCTTTTTGCTACCATCCAGTAAATGTGTACGCTTCCCTAAAAGGATATTACCATTTTTTTAGACAAAAAGAGCAAAGCTGGGGAAATATGCAAAGACAAGGTTTTAATACTACCCCAAAACAAAATTAG